One Chloroflexota bacterium genomic region harbors:
- a CDS encoding helix-turn-helix transcriptional regulator encodes MRPRRIRRFVEPAVLLLLHDRPTHGYGLIDGLARLGLDTYPVDQSVVYRVLRDLEQAGMIVSEWDTEETGGPPRRVYRLTDAGDAHLKAWVEELRATDRVLHLFLDAYDHHMENGRGEFHESGQEPIGSAPESAGEECT; translated from the coding sequence GTGAGGCCACGGCGCATCCGCCGATTCGTGGAGCCGGCAGTCCTGTTGCTGCTCCACGACCGGCCAACCCACGGCTACGGCCTGATCGACGGGCTGGCGCGTCTGGGGCTGGACACCTACCCCGTGGACCAGAGCGTCGTCTATCGCGTCCTGCGCGACCTGGAGCAGGCAGGCATGATCGTGTCCGAGTGGGATACCGAAGAGACCGGCGGCCCGCCGCGCCGCGTCTATCGGCTCACAGACGCAGGCGACGCCCACCTCAAGGCATGGGTGGAGGAACTCCGCGCCACCGACCGCGTCCTGCACTTGTTCCTGGACGCCTACGACCACCACATGGAGAACGGCCGAGGCGAGTTCCACGAATCGGGACAGGAGCCGATAGGGAGCGCACCGGAAAGCGCGGGTGAGGAATGCACATAG
- a CDS encoding dinitrogenase iron-molybdenum cofactor biosynthesis protein has protein sequence MKIACITDDGITISQHFGRAPYYAVLTVENGQIVARELRDKMGHNQFIHQEHAEVPGQRHGTDPASHDKHIRMANAIADCEALLCRGMGWGAYDSMRRMGIKPVVTDIARIDDAVLAYANGTIVDHTELLH, from the coding sequence ATGAAGATCGCATGCATTACAGACGACGGCATCACCATCAGCCAGCATTTCGGGCGCGCGCCCTACTACGCCGTGCTGACCGTGGAGAACGGCCAGATTGTGGCCCGCGAACTGCGCGACAAGATGGGCCATAATCAGTTCATCCACCAGGAGCACGCCGAGGTTCCCGGCCAGCGCCACGGCACCGACCCGGCCAGCCACGACAAGCACATCCGCATGGCGAACGCCATCGCAGACTGCGAGGCCCTGCTGTGCCGCGGCATGGGCTGGGGCGCTTACGACAGCATGAGGCGGATGGGCATCAAACCGGTGGTTACAGACATTGCGCGCATTGACGACGCCGTGCTCGCATACGCCAACGGCACCATCGTGGACCACACCGAACTCTTGCACTAG